In Musa acuminata AAA Group cultivar baxijiao chromosome BXJ2-10, Cavendish_Baxijiao_AAA, whole genome shotgun sequence, a genomic segment contains:
- the LOC135584357 gene encoding oxysterol-binding protein-related protein 1C-like, with product MNPFCCASPVPVSPVAAAASAFSSSAATHSLPALPPPPPPPPPPPSSSAAAGRSRDSFPHQNHINNGGSCRPSGPAGAAASDHGRHHRASGPAPEILASASLRSSFHDAPLEHREVRLNNIVGNGIAGILHKWVNYGKGWRPRWFVLQDGVLSYYKIHGPDRIEVSQESEKGSKVIGEESIRRISRRKNGRTHLPRKPIGEVHLKVSSIRESRSDDKRFSIFTGTRRLHLRAETREDRVAWMESLQAVKDMFPRNSNGEFTGSVDKVVVSTDKLRQRLQEEGVGEATIQECEQIMRSEFAALQNQLMLLKQNQNLLVDHLGQLETEKVDLENTVVDEGQRQSRQSKEYGLAARSRQEKYSEESASESDYDNEKPDAAEEETDEEDNTFFDTRDFLSSSSFKSTESDFHRSEFDSDDENDHGVDSVGSSDSSMQYVGYNYPYVKRRKKLPDPIEKEKGVSLWSMIKDNIGKDLTKVCLPVYFNEPLSSLQKCFEDLEYSYLVDRAYEYGKKGNGLMRMLNVAAFAVSGYASTDGRTCKPFNPLLGETYEADYPDKGLRFFSEKVSHHPMVVACHCEGKGWRFWGDSNLKSKFWGRSIQVDPVGVLTLEFDDGEVFQWSKVTTSIYNLILGKLYCDHYGTMRIQGNREYSCKLKFKEQSIIDRNPHQVQGIVQDRSGKTVATLIGKWDESMHYVNGDCSGKGKGSDPFSEAHILWKRSKPPKYPTRYNLTRFAMTINELTPGLKEKLPPTDSRLRPDQRCLENGEFEMANSEKLRLEQRQRQARKMQERGWKPRWFAKDKGSDMYRYIGGYWEAREEGKWDGCPDIFGQVAIDQMID from the exons ATGAATCCATTCTGCTGCGCCTCCCCCGTCCCCGTCTCTCCCGTCGCCGCGGCCGCCTCCGCTTTCTCCTCTTCCGCAGCTACTCATTCCCTCCCAGCCCTGCCCCCTCCTCCGCCTCCCCCTCCCCCGCCGCCCTCCTCCTCGGCGGCCGCCGGCCGCAGCCGCGACTCCTTTCCGCACCAGAACCATATCAACAACGGCGGCTCCTGCCGGCCATCGGGCCCCGCCGGCGCCGCTGCCAGCGACCACGGCCGCCACCACCGCGCATCTGGCCCAGCGCCGGAGATCTTGGCCTCTGCCTCCCTTCGCTCTTCCTTCCATGACGCTCCCCTCGAGCACCGCGAGGTCCGTCTCAACAACATCGTGGGCAACGGGATCGCTGGGATTCTTCACAAGTGGGTCAATTACGGCAAGGGCTGGCGGCCGCGCTGGTTCGTGCTCCAGGACGGCGTCCTCTCCTACTACAAGATCCACGGCCCGGACCGCATCGAGGTCAGCCAGGAATCCGAGAAGGGCTCCAAGGTCATTGGCGAGGAGTCTATCCGCCGGATCTCCCGCCGCAAGAACGGCCGTACCCACCTCCCCCGCAAGCCCATCGGCGAAGTCCACCTCAAG GTTTCATCGATTCGGGAGAGTAGATCAGATGATAAGAGGTTCTCCATCTTTACCGGGACCAGGAGACTTCATCTGAGGGCAGAGACGCGGGAGGATCGGGTGGCATGGATGGAGTCGCTGCAGGCGGTAAAGGATATGTTTCCGAGGAATTCAAACGGTGAGTTCACGGGATCGGTGGACAAAGTGGTGGTGTCTACGGATAAATTGCGGCAGAGGCTACAGGAGGAAGGGGTGGGCGAGGCAACGATTCAGGAATGTGAGCAGATCATGAGAAGCGAATTTGCTGCGCTGCAGAACCAGTTGATGCTTCTTAAACAGAATCAAAACCTCCTGGTTGACCATCTTGGCCAATTAGAG ACAGAAAAGGTTGACTTAGAGAACACTGTGGTTGATGAGGGTCAAAGACAATCAAGACAATCAAAAGAGTATGGATTGGCTGCTAGATCAAGACAAGAGAAGTATAGTG AAGAGAGTGCAAGTGAATCTGATTATGACAATGAAAAGCCTGATGCTGCTGAGGAAGAGACTGATGAAGAAGATAATACATTTTTTGATACACGTGATTTTCTCTCATCAAGTTCTTTTAAGAGCACTGAATCTGACTTCCACAGATCTGAATTTGATTCTGATGATGAGAATGATCACGGTGTTGATTCTGTTGGTTCTAGTGATTCTTCCATGCAGTATGTGGGATATAACTATCCCTATGTCAAAAGACGAAAAAAATTGCCTGATCCAATTGAAAAGGAAAAAGGAGTGAGCCTCTGGTCGATGATTAAGGACAACATTGGAAAGGATCTTACCAAAGTTTGCCTTCCTGTGTATTTCAATGAACCACTTTCATCCCTGCAAAAATGTTTTGAGGACTTGGAATATTCTTACCTTGTTGATCGAGCTTATGAGTATGGCAAAAAG GGCAATGGTCTCATGAGGATGCTTAACGTTGCTGCTTTTGCTGTTTCTGGATATGCTTCTACGGATGGCAGAACCTGCAAGCCCTTTAATCCACTCCTGGGGGAAACATACGAGGCTGATTATCCAGACAAAGGCCTTAGGTTCTTTTCAGAAAAG GTCAGTCATCATCCCATGGTTGTTGCATGTCATTGTGAGGGTAAGGGATGGAGGTTTTGGGGAGATAGCAATTTGAAAAGCAAGTTTTGGGGTCGCTCAATTCAGGTTGATCCTGTTGGTGTGCTAACCCTCGAATTTGATGATGGTGAAGTTTTTCAATGGAGCAAG GTGACAACATCCATTTATAACCTTATATTGGGAAAACTTTATTGTGATCATTATGGTACTATGCGAATACAAGGAAATCGTGAATATTCATGCAAGTTAAAATTTAAGGAGCAGTCAATAATAGACCGCAACCCTCATCAG GTGCAAGGCATAGTTCAGGATCGCAGTGGCAAAACTGTGGCCACACTCATTGGCAAATGGGATGAGAGCATGCATTATGTGAATGGAGATTGCTCTGGAAAAGGGAAAGGATCTGACCCGTTTTCTGAAGCCCACATACTGTGGAAACGTAGCAAACCACCTAAATATCCTACCAGATACAATCTCACTCGTTTTGCAATGACAATCAATGAACTCACTCCTGGATTAAAG GAAAAATTGCCACCAACAGATTCAAGACTAAGGCCTGATCAGAGGTGCTTGGAGAACGGGGAGTTTGAAATGGCAAATTCTGAGAAGTTGAGACTTGAACAGCGACAACGTCAG GCAAGAAAGATGCAGGAAAGAGGCTGGAAACCTCGATGGTTTGCAAAAGATAAAGGAAGTGACATGTACCGGTATATCGGTGGTTACTGGGAAGCCAGGGAAGAAGGCAAGTGGGATGGATGCCCTGATATTTTCGGCCAAGTCGCCATTGATCAAATGATCGACTAA